Proteins encoded in a region of the Bacteroidota bacterium genome:
- a CDS encoding BlaI/MecI/CopY family transcriptional regulator has protein sequence MKELTKAEEQVMQVLWKVKKGFVNDILEHFPEPKPAYNTVSTIIRILEKKGFVFHKAYGKSHEYLPLVTKETYKKELLGGLMKNYFNNSIKQMVSFFAKDRSLTVKEIDDIIKAIEKEKQTK, from the coding sequence ATGAAAGAACTCACAAAAGCCGAAGAGCAGGTAATGCAAGTCCTCTGGAAAGTGAAAAAGGGATTCGTAAACGACATCCTCGAACATTTCCCGGAACCAAAACCCGCTTATAACACAGTTTCTACCATAATCAGGATACTCGAGAAAAAAGGATTCGTGTTTCATAAAGCCTATGGAAAAAGCCATGAGTACCTGCCGCTCGTCACAAAGGAAACCTATAAAAAAGAACTTCTCGGCGGACTGATGAAAAATTATTTCAACAATTCTATCAAACAAATGGTTTCCTTCTTTGCTAAAGACAGGTCGTTGACCGTAAAAGAAATCGATGATATTATCAAAGCAATCGAAAAAGAAAAACAAACAAAATAA
- a CDS encoding tetratricopeptide repeat protein, whose product MIKKIFLILSIVFMGAYAMANENDDLIFQANAAYSEEKFSTALELYRKVLSNGWEAPELYYNLGNASFKTNDFPSAVYYYEKALKLDPSNENYDFNLKVANTKIIDKIEAVPLPFYTRWWYEIRGFCSSGGWAVWSIISFALFLALIAIYLIAQPVRIRKLAFWTAAFMLLAVIFINIFALEQYRHISDSSEAIVFDATVNVKSSPNELSQDIFVIHEGTKVKITDKVGEWCEVRIANGSLGWIKASSFKII is encoded by the coding sequence ATGATAAAGAAAATATTTTTGATACTGAGCATTGTGTTCATGGGCGCTTATGCAATGGCAAATGAGAACGATGACCTTATTTTTCAGGCCAATGCTGCCTATTCAGAAGAAAAGTTCAGCACGGCCCTGGAATTGTATCGCAAGGTGCTCAGCAATGGTTGGGAAGCACCCGAGCTGTATTACAATCTTGGCAATGCAAGCTTTAAAACAAACGATTTCCCTTCGGCAGTGTACTATTATGAAAAGGCGCTTAAACTTGACCCGTCCAATGAAAACTACGATTTCAATCTTAAAGTTGCTAACACAAAGATTATAGATAAGATTGAAGCCGTCCCGCTGCCGTTCTATACACGCTGGTGGTATGAAATCCGTGGCTTCTGTTCTTCCGGCGGATGGGCAGTATGGAGCATCATATCGTTTGCACTGTTTTTAGCACTGATTGCAATATACCTGATCGCGCAGCCGGTTCGTATCCGCAAGCTTGCCTTCTGGACGGCTGCCTTCATGCTCCTTGCAGTCATCTTCATCAATATCTTTGCATTAGAACAATACCGCCATATTTCTGATTCATCCGAAGCCATAGTTTTCGACGCAACGGTGAATGTGAAGAGTTCGCCCAACGAGCTGAGCCAGGACATTTTTGTAATTCACGAAGGCACCAAAGTAAAGATTACCGATAAAGTAGGAGAGTGGTGCGAAGTGCGCATTGCCAACGGTAGCCTGGGCTGGATAAAAGCATCCTCCTTTAAAATCATCTGA
- a CDS encoding M56 family metallopeptidase gives MEAYMAWLLRSSIIVTLFLLVFQLLKRDHNFIRNRIFLLSGLVLSFVLPLINFGSTAGFTPLTIVNLHPVTINASDVRTTIMGYPDVFSIVMIIYACGVLFFLIRALMQIIRILLLARRSEIFVRPRYKLVLSDHAVFPFSFMNMIFMKRLPDSGAASAIFSHERAHAMQWHSADVLLMELVVVLQWFNPLVWRYRTLLREVHEYLADRATLLHGVEKHDYLQLLLSMAMNVQPKDISNNFCQIKIKRRLTMITKIKNSRLTGLKFALTCVTLVSALWVVSCGNAQNTDDKSTTGSQTNVEQPKDSVYTVVEDMPAYPGGDEARIKFIIENVKYPQAAREKGIQGTVFVSFVIETDGTVADVKVVRGVGGGCDEEAMRVVKLMPKWTPGKQSGKTVRVAFNMPIKFALS, from the coding sequence ATGGAAGCATATATGGCATGGCTGCTGAGGTCGTCTATCATTGTTACCTTGTTTTTACTGGTGTTTCAGCTGCTAAAGCGCGACCATAATTTTATACGTAATCGTATCTTTTTGCTCAGTGGTTTGGTGTTGTCATTTGTTTTGCCACTCATCAATTTCGGGTCGACGGCTGGATTTACACCGCTCACTATTGTGAACCTTCATCCCGTTACCATCAATGCCTCGGATGTACGCACTACCATCATGGGCTACCCTGATGTATTCAGTATAGTAATGATTATTTATGCCTGTGGAGTATTGTTTTTCCTGATAAGGGCCTTGATGCAAATCATAAGGATATTGCTTCTTGCACGACGTTCTGAGATATTTGTACGACCGCGATATAAGCTTGTATTATCTGACCATGCCGTATTTCCGTTCTCTTTCATGAATATGATTTTCATGAAGCGATTGCCCGACAGTGGTGCTGCTTCCGCGATATTCTCACATGAAAGGGCGCACGCCATGCAATGGCATTCTGCCGATGTATTATTGATGGAGCTGGTTGTTGTCCTTCAGTGGTTCAATCCGCTTGTGTGGAGATACAGAACCCTGCTTCGTGAGGTTCACGAATACCTTGCCGACAGAGCTACACTGCTGCATGGTGTTGAAAAGCACGATTATCTTCAGTTGCTCCTTTCCATGGCCATGAATGTTCAGCCCAAAGACATCTCGAATAACTTTTGTCAAATCAAAATAAAAAGGAGGCTCACGATGATTACAAAAATCAAAAATTCCCGTTTAACGGGACTTAAATTTGCATTAACCTGTGTGACGCTTGTATCAGCGCTATGGGTTGTATCCTGCGGGAATGCGCAGAACACAGATGACAAATCAACGACAGGCAGTCAAACCAATGTAGAACAACCGAAAGACAGTGTTTACACAGTGGTTGAAGACATGCCAGCTTATCCGGGCGGCGATGAAGCCCGAATAAAATTCATCATAGAAAATGTGAAATACCCGCAAGCGGCCAGAGAAAAAGGAATTCAGGGAACTGTTTTTGTTTCTTTTGTAATTGAGACCGACGGTACTGTTGCTGATGTAAAGGTTGTGCGCGGTGTTGGCGGCGGTTGCGACGAAGAGGCCATGCGCGTTGTAAAGCTCATGCCCAAATGGACACCCGGCAAACAATCGGGAAAAACCGTTCGCGTAGCGTTCAACATGCCGATAAAGTTCGCCTTGAGCTGA
- a CDS encoding glycine-rich protein, whose product MKKATGYFQHNPLKSIRFILLLFALIVTSAENIIAQGLSVNTTGAAPDTSAMLDVSSTIKGTLITRMTTVQRNSIALPATGLIIFNTDCSEFQYYSGSGWVSILNSNSTMIAGAISGSALFCSGQTGVSYSVVPVVGATSYLWSVPPGAVITSGQGTNAISVNFGSTPGIISVSVTNGCSTSAASVLATTLTTVITTPGAINGLSAVCSGQSGVIYSISAVPGATSYNWSLPAGATITAGAGTTAITVTFGSNPGNVSVTASNSCGTSNPSNLSVSMSSVPGTPGTVSGPTTVNPNQTGVAYSISAVSGATSYTWTVPSGSTITSGQGTTAIVISFGSTSGNVCVTADNSCGSGTASCLAVSTICYTSGNQTFNYTGAQQTFTVPPCVTSVTLDVYGAQGGGGGGNGGRAQGTLSVTPGQILYVYVGGEGAGYNTGVSVGGWNGGGNGHYGCAGGGGSDVRAGGTALSNRVIVAGGGGGYYGNPGGAGGGTSGGNAPNGPATGGTQSSGGTYCGALGQGGSNPGGMADGGGGGGGYYGGGTNYCAGASPANGSGAGGSGYTGGVTAGTMMNGVRSGNGIIIITW is encoded by the coding sequence ATGAAAAAAGCAACAGGATATTTCCAGCACAACCCACTAAAATCTATCAGATTTATTTTATTGTTGTTTGCACTGATTGTCACTTCTGCCGAGAACATTATAGCTCAAGGACTTTCAGTTAATACAACAGGTGCAGCACCCGATACATCGGCCATGCTTGATGTAAGCAGCACTATCAAAGGCACATTGATAACGCGCATGACTACAGTCCAACGCAATTCCATCGCCCTTCCCGCCACGGGCCTAATAATTTTTAATACCGACTGCAGCGAATTCCAGTATTATTCCGGCAGTGGCTGGGTAAGCATTCTGAACAGCAACTCTACCATGATAGCAGGAGCTATCAGCGGTTCTGCATTATTCTGCTCCGGACAAACCGGTGTAAGCTATTCCGTGGTGCCTGTTGTTGGAGCCACCTCTTATTTGTGGTCGGTACCACCGGGAGCAGTAATTACTTCCGGACAGGGCACGAATGCCATTTCCGTTAATTTTGGCAGCACACCGGGCATTATCAGTGTCAGTGTCACCAACGGATGCAGCACAAGTGCTGCAAGTGTTCTTGCGACTACTCTCACAACAGTCATTACCACACCGGGAGCAATTAATGGTTTATCTGCAGTATGCTCCGGACAGTCTGGTGTGATTTACTCAATTTCGGCAGTACCCGGTGCAACATCCTATAACTGGAGTCTTCCAGCAGGCGCCACCATTACTGCAGGTGCAGGTACAACCGCTATTACGGTAACTTTTGGAAGCAATCCGGGGAACGTGAGTGTTACAGCAAGCAATAGCTGTGGAACAAGCAATCCGTCAAACCTTTCAGTAAGTATGTCGTCAGTTCCCGGAACGCCCGGTACCGTAAGCGGACCTACCACGGTAAATCCGAATCAGACCGGTGTCGCCTATTCAATATCCGCGGTCAGCGGTGCAACATCTTACACATGGACGGTGCCCTCAGGAAGCACAATAACTTCCGGACAAGGTACAACTGCAATTGTAATATCATTTGGAAGTACGTCGGGCAATGTTTGCGTTACCGCCGATAATTCCTGCGGGTCGGGAACGGCATCCTGTCTTGCTGTCAGTACTATTTGTTACACTTCCGGAAATCAGACATTTAATTACACCGGGGCTCAGCAAACCTTTACGGTTCCTCCATGTGTTACATCCGTAACACTTGACGTATATGGCGCACAGGGCGGCGGCGGCGGCGGAAACGGCGGACGTGCACAGGGAACGCTGAGTGTTACACCGGGTCAGATACTGTATGTCTATGTTGGTGGAGAGGGCGCCGGTTATAATACAGGTGTATCGGTGGGAGGATGGAACGGTGGTGGCAACGGTCATTACGGCTGCGCCGGCGGTGGCGGTTCCGATGTAAGAGCTGGAGGAACAGCCCTGTCGAACCGGGTTATTGTGGCAGGCGGAGGTGGAGGATACTATGGCAATCCCGGTGGTGCAGGCGGTGGAACAAGTGGAGGAAATGCACCCAACGGACCGGCAACAGGAGGAACACAATCCAGTGGAGGCACCTACTGTGGTGCTCTTGGACAGGGAGGTAGTAATCCGGGTGGCATGGCCGACGGTGGTGGTGGCGGAGGAGGCTACTACGGTGGCGGAACAAATTATTGCGCGGGTGCATCCCCGGCTAATGGAAGTGGTGCAGGAGGCTCAGGTTATACCGGTGGGGTAACCGCAGGAACCATGATGAATGGTGTGCGCTCCGGAAACGGCATCATCATTATTACATGGTAG
- a CDS encoding BatD family protein yields the protein MRKQCDINFFKCNIIAGIGMLLLFFVSLFTSFDSAAQAKLTVSTASAKVGQNEVFQLTYTLSGGSAEQFAKPSFSGFSVIGTSHSSGGGMTVIVNGKVVQGGEGEESWIYQLMPSKTGKFTIDAAKAKVKGQWISSNTVSVEVTASSQKNQQNQQNKQNQQGAQNDGSISGDDIFIRASVDRSNCLQGEQITLVYKIYTRVSISQYAINKLPSFAGFWSQDLVKDKTQNPKQYNETVNGQKYMVAEIRRVALFPQKAGRLTIEPLEVECLAQVLVKNKNSAFDKFFNDPFFNNPFFSDPFSQSYQNVKKTVKSGTVTINVGALPELNKPDGFSGAVGNFSMKADVDKTSVKANEAVNLKFTISGTGNLSLIDKLNVTFPADFETYDPQISDNITINGTQVGGTREFSYLVIPRTPGDFTIKPVTFSYFDPAKKGYVTLTSGEFKIKVGKGDGSAGPSYSGKEDVKYIGSDIRFIQNKPFTLYAIGAHFYNSPLYVCLMLLPFILFILFVIIWRRRLRLRSDVALMKLRKATAVALKRLRTADKLMKAGERENFYVEISRALWGYLGDKFNIPPANLSMDSARETLMNRNVDEELILRFGETLDDCEYARFAPADMSLSMKQMYKKAVEVISKLEQVLK from the coding sequence GTGAGAAAACAATGTGATATCAATTTTTTCAAGTGTAATATAATTGCAGGAATTGGTATGCTGCTGCTGTTTTTTGTGTCGTTGTTCACTTCATTTGATAGTGCTGCACAGGCTAAGCTAACAGTATCAACAGCCAGCGCAAAAGTTGGTCAGAACGAAGTCTTTCAGCTTACTTATACGCTATCGGGCGGTTCGGCCGAACAGTTCGCAAAACCTTCTTTTTCCGGATTCAGTGTAATTGGAACCTCGCATTCATCGGGCGGTGGTATGACTGTAATTGTGAATGGCAAAGTGGTGCAGGGTGGCGAGGGTGAAGAGTCGTGGATATATCAACTCATGCCATCAAAAACCGGAAAATTTACGATTGATGCAGCCAAAGCAAAAGTAAAAGGGCAGTGGATTTCAAGCAATACGGTATCAGTGGAGGTCACGGCTTCGTCCCAGAAAAACCAGCAGAATCAACAGAACAAACAGAATCAGCAGGGTGCGCAAAATGATGGCTCAATTTCCGGCGATGATATCTTTATACGCGCCTCGGTTGACCGCAGCAATTGCTTGCAGGGAGAGCAAATCACACTTGTCTATAAAATCTATACACGCGTTTCCATCTCGCAATATGCCATTAATAAATTGCCTTCGTTCGCCGGATTCTGGTCACAGGATTTGGTGAAAGACAAAACGCAAAATCCCAAACAGTACAACGAGACTGTGAACGGGCAGAAATATATGGTGGCGGAAATCCGCAGAGTGGCACTCTTCCCGCAAAAGGCAGGGCGTCTGACCATTGAACCTCTTGAAGTGGAATGCCTGGCGCAGGTGTTGGTTAAGAATAAAAACAGTGCATTCGACAAATTTTTCAACGACCCGTTTTTCAACAATCCTTTCTTCAGCGACCCATTCTCACAAAGCTATCAGAATGTAAAGAAAACCGTGAAGTCCGGAACTGTTACCATTAACGTAGGTGCCCTTCCCGAACTTAATAAACCTGATGGTTTCAGTGGTGCAGTTGGCAATTTCAGCATGAAAGCCGATGTTGACAAAACTTCCGTAAAGGCAAACGAAGCTGTCAACCTGAAGTTCACCATCAGCGGAACGGGAAATCTCAGCCTCATCGACAAATTGAATGTGACCTTCCCTGCCGATTTCGAAACCTATGATCCTCAAATAAGTGATAATATTACAATAAATGGTACTCAGGTAGGGGGCACACGCGAATTCAGTTACCTCGTGATACCGCGCACTCCGGGCGATTTCACAATTAAGCCTGTTACTTTCAGCTATTTCGACCCGGCTAAAAAAGGATATGTTACGCTTACATCCGGTGAATTTAAAATAAAGGTAGGAAAGGGCGATGGTTCTGCAGGACCTTCATACAGCGGAAAAGAAGATGTGAAATACATAGGAAGCGATATCCGCTTTATACAGAATAAACCATTTACGCTTTACGCGATAGGCGCACATTTCTATAACTCGCCGCTCTACGTCTGTCTGATGTTATTGCCATTTATCCTTTTTATTTTATTCGTGATAATATGGCGCAGAAGACTGAGATTGCGCAGTGATGTGGCGCTGATGAAACTAAGGAAAGCCACGGCAGTAGCCCTCAAAAGACTGCGTACTGCCGATAAGCTTATGAAAGCAGGCGAGCGCGAAAATTTTTATGTGGAGATTTCCAGAGCTCTTTGGGGCTATCTGGGCGATAAATTCAACATACCGCCCGCAAACCTCTCTATGGACAGCGCCCGCGAAACACTGATGAACAGAAATGTGGACGAAGAGCTGATTCTGCGATTTGGCGAAACACTCGACGATTGTGAATACGCACGCTTCGCACCCGCCGACATGAGCCTTTCCATGAAACAAATGTATAAGAAAGCAGTGGAAGTAATCAGCAAACTGGAACAGGTATTGAAGTAA
- a CDS encoding DEAD/DEAH box helicase — translation MSFQSLNIIEPILRSLEQEGYKTPTPIQKEAIPIVLQGTDLLGVAQTGTGKTAAFAIPILQLLHANKTYDRKRKIRSLIVTPTRELAIQIDESFKAYGRFAGLTSTVVFGGVNQNPQTAILQRGVDILVATPGRLLDLMNQGFISLKDVEIFVLDEADRMLDMGFIHDVKRLIAVLPAKRQSLFFSATMPPEIIKLSSTILHKPQKVEVTPSASTVDIVKQFIYFVDRENKNSLLIDILQDKNIKTVLVFTRTKHGADKVVKVLAKNKISAEAIHGNKAQNARQRALANFKAQTTRVLVATDIAARGIDVEDMEFVINYEISNIAETYVHRIGRTGRAGAKGTAYSFCDAEEKAYLRDIEKLIGKKIPVISDHPFPLMDHNPVKAVKQQRNSSDRPRRNSSESDAAGNNNKKKYFGRPRVSVR, via the coding sequence ATGTCATTTCAGTCATTAAACATCATTGAGCCTATTCTTAGGTCATTAGAACAAGAAGGTTACAAAACTCCAACCCCAATTCAGAAAGAAGCCATCCCGATTGTACTCCAGGGCACCGATTTATTGGGTGTCGCCCAAACGGGTACCGGCAAAACGGCGGCTTTCGCAATTCCGATTCTTCAATTGCTCCATGCCAACAAAACATACGACCGTAAACGCAAGATCAGAAGTCTGATTGTTACACCCACACGCGAACTTGCTATTCAAATCGACGAAAGTTTTAAAGCGTATGGCCGCTTTGCAGGATTAACAAGCACTGTGGTTTTTGGCGGTGTGAATCAGAACCCGCAAACAGCCATCCTGCAGCGTGGTGTCGATATTCTGGTGGCAACACCCGGCCGCCTGCTCGACCTGATGAATCAGGGATTTATTTCTTTAAAAGACGTTGAAATATTTGTGCTGGATGAAGCCGACCGCATGCTAGACATGGGCTTTATACACGATGTTAAACGGCTTATCGCGGTGCTTCCGGCAAAGCGTCAGTCGTTGTTCTTTTCGGCAACCATGCCTCCTGAAATCATCAAGCTCTCAAGTACCATTCTGCATAAACCCCAAAAAGTGGAAGTGACACCGTCAGCTTCTACGGTTGACATCGTCAAACAATTTATTTATTTTGTTGATAGAGAAAATAAGAATTCTCTGCTCATTGATATTCTGCAGGATAAAAATATCAAAACTGTTCTGGTATTTACACGAACCAAGCACGGAGCGGATAAAGTGGTGAAGGTGCTTGCCAAAAACAAAATCAGCGCCGAAGCCATACATGGCAATAAGGCACAGAATGCCCGTCAGCGGGCGCTTGCCAATTTCAAAGCCCAGACAACACGTGTTTTGGTTGCTACCGATATTGCCGCACGCGGCATTGATGTGGAAGATATGGAATTTGTTATCAACTACGAAATATCGAACATTGCCGAAACCTATGTTCACCGCATCGGCCGAACAGGCAGGGCGGGAGCCAAGGGAACAGCCTATTCATTCTGCGATGCAGAAGAAAAAGCATATCTGCGTGATATTGAAAAGCTGATTGGTAAGAAAATACCGGTAATCAGCGATCATCCGTTCCCGCTTATGGATCATAATCCGGTGAAGGCCGTTAAGCAGCAGCGCAACAGTTCCGACCGTCCGCGCCGCAATAGCAGCGAATCAGATGCCGCCGGCAATAACAACAAGAAAAAATATTTCGGCAGACCGCGGGTTAGTGTACGGTAA